GTGATACCCACGACGACGCGGACCGGGGACCCGGCCACACGGGCGGGCGTCCCTGGCGTCGCCGCCTCCGCCGGACCGTCCGGCCTGCCGGGCACGACGGCGAGCACCACGGCGGCCGCCCCTACGAGGCTCAGCGCCGCTAGGACGACGAAGACGGCGCGCCAGTCCCACAGCTCGGCGGCGGCGTTGGCGGCCGGCACCGCGACGACGGTCCCGAGAGTGCCCCCGCCGAGGACGACGGCGACGGCACGGCCGAGCCGGTGCTCCGGGACGATGGCCGCGGTGTGCGCGTTCATCGTGGCCCACAGCAGCCCGCACGCGGCCGCGGCGACCACCCGCGACCCGAGCGCGGCGGTGAAGTTCGGCGACAGCGCGGTGAGCAGGCTCGCGCCGCCGAACACCACGAGGCCGACGGCGACCGTCCGGCGGCGGTCCCGGCCGGCCATGAGCCGGACGAGCGGGAAGCTGGCGACCACGACGACGACAGCCCACAGCGAGACCAGGAGCCCGACCTGCGGGACCGGCACACGCAGGTCCGCCGCCATGAACGGCATCATCGCCGTGGGCAGCAGCTCGCCGGCGACGACGACGAACGTCACCGCGGCGAGGATGAGGAGGCTGGGCCAGGGCATGGCCGGGCGGGCTGCCACGGCCAGATCGAGTTCCGCGTAGGTGCACGAGGAATC
This window of the Georgenia yuyongxinii genome carries:
- a CDS encoding MFS transporter; this encodes MDSSCTYAELDLAVAARPAMPWPSLLILAAVTFVVVAGELLPTAMMPFMAADLRVPVPQVGLLVSLWAVVVVVASFPLVRLMAGRDRRRTVAVGLVVFGGASLLTALSPNFTAALGSRVVAAAACGLLWATMNAHTAAIVPEHRLGRAVAVVLGGGTLGTVVAVPAANAAAELWDWRAVFVVLAALSLVGAAAVVLAVVPGRPDGPAEAATPGTPARVAGSPVRVVVGITAASATLAAGHLAAFTFVTALFATSTVDTGALLVVFGVTSGLAVVVVGRFADLRPRQVFLADAALLAATLLTLAVVGASAGGDVVIVAIWGLASGAAFPLAQTVIMGAAGPALRSVAGTIIPVMFNLGIALGTAAGSGVVDRLGVPALPWLAGGVALLGTAVLIGALRGPSGLVRRSLRTGMTGDAS